In Methanobacteriaceae archaeon, the following are encoded in one genomic region:
- the glmM gene encoding phosphoglucosamine mutase — protein MKKLFGTFGVRRIANKELTPEFASKLAAAYGTLVKGWVAVGGDPRTSTPLIKHAVIAGLLSSGCRVVDLGILPTPAVQYAVRNYYDGGVIITASHNPPQYNGIKFVDEDGIGIAEEMELKIEDMFFNENPDRVSYDEIGEVTTNDGLVDEYIEEVIQRVDHDAIKDANLKVIVDCGSGAACSTTPYILRKMGCEVTTLNCQPDGFFPGRNPEPTEDNLQELIKTVKATGADLGIAHDGDADRTICIDEQGNFVMGDKTFALVEKHLLQENQGGLIVTTVATSTAIYDIAEEYGGEVTATRVGDLLVARELKNSDGLFGGEENGGLIFPDFVYGRDAALSTAKIVEIMALTKKPLSQLVAELPAYQSVKMKVECPDNRKQEIMDKIAQDTQEYEIDTTDGVKIFREEGWLIIRPSGTEPIFRCFAEAKDVNDARKMAEWGISLVNKHLEN, from the coding sequence ATGAAAAAGTTATTCGGAACATTTGGGGTTAGAAGAATCGCTAATAAAGAGTTAACACCTGAATTCGCATCAAAACTAGCAGCAGCGTATGGGACACTGGTTAAAGGATGGGTGGCAGTAGGAGGAGATCCCAGAACATCCACCCCCCTCATAAAACATGCAGTAATAGCTGGACTTCTATCATCCGGTTGCCGTGTGGTTGATCTGGGAATATTACCCACACCTGCAGTGCAATACGCAGTCAGAAACTACTATGATGGTGGAGTGATCATCACAGCATCCCATAACCCTCCACAGTACAATGGTATTAAATTCGTGGATGAAGATGGAATAGGCATAGCTGAAGAAATGGAACTTAAAATTGAGGATATGTTCTTCAATGAAAACCCGGACAGAGTTAGCTATGATGAAATTGGTGAAGTCACCACCAATGATGGTCTGGTGGATGAATACATTGAGGAGGTCATCCAGAGGGTGGATCATGATGCCATAAAAGATGCTAATTTGAAGGTCATAGTGGATTGTGGAAGTGGAGCAGCCTGTTCCACCACACCTTATATCCTGCGTAAAATGGGATGTGAGGTTACCACCTTAAACTGCCAGCCAGATGGATTTTTCCCAGGAAGAAACCCGGAACCCACTGAAGACAACCTTCAAGAACTCATAAAAACAGTTAAAGCCACTGGGGCTGATCTGGGAATTGCCCATGATGGTGATGCCGACCGAACCATATGTATTGATGAGCAGGGGAACTTTGTAATGGGGGATAAAACATTCGCCCTGGTAGAAAAACATTTACTCCAGGAAAACCAGGGAGGACTCATAGTAACCACTGTAGCCACCTCCACTGCAATATACGACATTGCTGAAGAGTACGGTGGTGAGGTAACTGCAACCCGCGTGGGAGACCTACTCGTAGCCAGAGAACTGAAAAACAGTGATGGTTTATTTGGGGGAGAAGAAAACGGAGGTCTAATATTCCCTGATTTCGTTTATGGTAGGGATGCAGCCCTTTCAACAGCTAAAATAGTGGAAATCATGGCTTTAACTAAAAAACCACTTTCCCAGCTGGTGGCAGAATTACCAGCCTACCAGTCAGTAAAAATGAAGGTGGAATGTCCTGATAACCGTAAACAGGAGATTATGGATAAAATTGCTCAAGACACACAGGAATATGAAATAGACACCACTGATGGTGTGAAAATATTCAGAGAAGAAGGATGGCTTATTATCCGCCCCTCAGGAACAGAACCAATATTCAGATGCTTTGCAGAGGCTAAAGATGTGAATGATGCTCGGAAAATGGCGGAGTGGGGTATATCCCTGGTAAACAAACATTTAGAAAACTAA
- the afpA gene encoding archaeoflavoprotein AfpA: protein MKQKRKIAWGITGSGEKLVETVEIMQQMRDEYHKQFEIRVFISKAGDQVLKYYNLSNTLETKFDKTWTEINSNAPFLAGQIQLGRYEFLLVAPATSNTVAKISLRIADTLLTNAAIMGQKTNTPLYIMPTDFREGIVTTKLPNGKDLELTITREDAEHVERVAAMESTTAFENPEEIPAIFEKHAQMLKD, encoded by the coding sequence ATGAAGCAAAAAAGAAAAATTGCCTGGGGGATCACGGGAAGTGGTGAGAAACTGGTTGAAACAGTGGAAATTATGCAGCAGATGAGGGATGAGTACCATAAACAATTCGAGATTAGAGTATTCATTTCTAAAGCAGGAGATCAGGTTTTAAAATATTACAACCTCTCAAACACTCTGGAAACAAAATTTGACAAAACCTGGACTGAAATAAATTCCAATGCCCCTTTCTTAGCTGGTCAGATTCAACTGGGAAGATACGAATTTCTCCTGGTGGCTCCGGCAACCTCCAATACTGTGGCTAAAATATCCCTGCGCATAGCTGACACCTTACTAACCAACGCAGCTATCATGGGTCAGAAAACAAACACACCCCTTTATATTATGCCCACAGACTTCAGGGAGGGTATTGTTACCACTAAACTCCCCAATGGTAAAGATCTGGAGTTAACCATAACTCGGGAGGATGCAGAGCACGTGGAAAGGGTTGCGGCAATGGAAAGCACTACTGCATTTGAAAATCCGGAAGAAATTCCAGCCATATTCGAAAAGCACGCACAAATGCTTAAAGATTAA